A window from Actimicrobium sp. CCC2.4 encodes these proteins:
- the mutL gene encoding DNA mismatch repair endonuclease MutL, whose translation MNSPLTAPRSIAALPDQLISQIAAGEVVERPSAVVKELLENALDAGATQITIRLEQGGIKRIAITDNGRGIPADEIPLALARHATSKIASLSDLENVATLGFRGEALASIASVAQLTLTTRTATAAHAWEMSGSQPAPVPSSGAPGTTIDVQDLYYNTPARRKFLKSDQTEYGHCAEVVRRIALSRPDVAFSLTHNGKTVDHWTLADMDRRSAHILGSDFSAARLSLDEAAGPLRLHGYAGLPTASRGRADAQYFYVNGRFVRDKLLTHAVRSAYQDVLHGDRYPSYVLALDLDPALVDVNVHPSKIEVRFRDSRAVHQFVFHAVTRALSQTSATADGMVPAPQAAGAMPWHSTQQTPAQPYTRQGSFSQQAEPGIAQNSARYGALFGGASGDSNEAFEQVAVAGWQPSPSAAPSGTAEFPLGFALAQLQGIYILAQNLTGLVLVDMHAAHERILYEQFKTALDTDAVVVQPLLIPVTFHADAIEVGTTAENQATLAALGFDITALSPTTLAVRAIPALLKNADAQSLARDVLRDVREFGGSRVLLERRNELLGTLACHTAVRANRILTLPEMNALLRQMEATERADQCNHGRPTWVQMALSDLDRLFQRGQ comes from the coding sequence ATGAATTCTCCTCTGACAGCCCCCCGTTCGATCGCCGCCCTGCCCGACCAGTTGATCTCCCAGATTGCCGCCGGCGAAGTGGTCGAACGCCCTTCCGCCGTGGTCAAGGAATTGCTCGAAAACGCGCTCGACGCCGGTGCCACCCAGATCACCATCCGTCTCGAACAGGGCGGCATCAAGCGTATCGCGATCACCGATAACGGTCGCGGCATCCCGGCCGATGAAATCCCGCTGGCACTGGCGCGTCATGCGACCTCGAAGATCGCCTCGCTGTCGGACCTGGAGAACGTCGCGACGCTGGGTTTTCGCGGCGAGGCGCTGGCCTCGATCGCCTCGGTCGCGCAACTGACGCTGACCACCCGCACCGCCACCGCCGCGCACGCCTGGGAGATGAGCGGTAGCCAGCCGGCACCGGTGCCATCGTCCGGCGCGCCCGGCACCACCATCGATGTGCAGGACCTGTACTACAACACGCCGGCGCGGCGTAAATTTCTGAAGTCCGACCAGACCGAATATGGCCATTGCGCCGAGGTCGTGCGCCGCATTGCGCTGTCGCGGCCGGACGTGGCGTTCTCGCTCACGCACAACGGCAAGACCGTCGATCACTGGACACTGGCCGACATGGACCGGCGCAGCGCGCACATCCTCGGCAGCGATTTCAGCGCCGCCCGTCTGTCGCTCGACGAAGCCGCCGGCCCGCTGCGCCTGCACGGCTATGCCGGCTTGCCGACCGCCTCGCGCGGGCGTGCCGATGCGCAGTATTTTTATGTCAATGGCCGCTTCGTGCGCGACAAGCTGCTCACGCATGCGGTGCGTTCGGCCTATCAGGACGTGCTGCATGGCGACCGCTATCCGTCGTACGTGCTGGCACTCGACCTTGATCCGGCGCTGGTCGACGTGAACGTCCATCCGTCGAAAATCGAAGTGCGGTTCCGGGATAGCCGCGCCGTGCATCAGTTCGTTTTCCATGCCGTCACGCGCGCGCTGTCGCAGACCTCGGCCACCGCCGACGGCATGGTGCCGGCACCGCAAGCGGCCGGCGCCATGCCATGGCACAGCACGCAGCAGACTCCCGCCCAGCCTTACACACGACAAGGCAGCTTCAGCCAGCAAGCCGAGCCGGGCATCGCCCAAAATAGCGCCCGCTACGGCGCGCTGTTCGGTGGCGCATCCGGTGACAGCAACGAAGCTTTCGAACAGGTCGCGGTGGCGGGCTGGCAACCGTCGCCGTCTGCCGCACCATCGGGCACGGCGGAATTCCCGCTCGGCTTTGCGCTGGCCCAGCTGCAGGGCATTTACATCCTCGCGCAAAACCTGACCGGACTGGTGCTGGTCGACATGCACGCCGCGCACGAACGCATCCTGTACGAACAATTCAAGACCGCGCTCGATACCGACGCCGTCGTCGTGCAGCCGCTGCTGATCCCGGTGACCTTCCATGCCGATGCGATCGAGGTCGGCACCACTGCCGAGAACCAGGCCACGCTGGCTGCGCTCGGCTTCGATATCACCGCGCTGTCGCCAACCACGCTGGCGGTGCGCGCCATCCCGGCCTTGCTGAAGAACGCCGATGCGCAATCACTGGCCCGCGATGTCCTGCGCGACGTACGCGAATTCGGCGGTTCGCGCGTGCTGCTGGAACGGCGCAACGAATTGCTCGGCACGCTAGCCTGCCATACCGCCGTGCGCGCCAACCGCATCCTGACCCTGCCTGAAATGAACGCGCTGCTGCGCCAGATGGAAGCCACCGAGCGCGCCGACCAGTGCAATCATGGCCGGCCGACTTGGGTGCAGATGGCCTTGTCGGACCTCGATCGCCTGTTCCAGCGCGGCCAATGA
- a CDS encoding CzcE family metal-binding protein, with the protein MQARLIPFLFAAALSAGCATTFPEQPLSLLGIAAPPEAAIKTIVLTPGTEHVNVTGGEVVRFVSGNKTFAWSFDGPLQVSRVDLMRVAPPGFLGHPVIAYIAPNPMYIGRDE; encoded by the coding sequence ATGCAAGCCCGACTTATCCCTTTCCTGTTCGCCGCCGCCCTGAGCGCCGGCTGCGCCACGACTTTTCCCGAGCAACCACTGAGCCTGCTCGGCATTGCGGCTCCGCCCGAAGCCGCCATCAAGACCATTGTGCTGACACCTGGAACGGAGCACGTCAACGTCACCGGCGGCGAAGTCGTCCGCTTCGTCTCGGGAAACAAAACCTTCGCATGGAGTTTCGACGGACCGCTGCAGGTATCGCGCGTCGACCTGATGCGCGTCGCGCCGCCGGGCTTTCTTGGCCATCCGGTGATCGCGTATATCGCGCCTAATCCGATGTACATCGGTAGGGACGAGTAA
- a CDS encoding DUF393 domain-containing protein, which yields MNSPSNAPAPVSVFFDGSCPLCQREVRMYRKIPSTVPISWIDVSSDLPENTTGRSCAQLMSRFHVRTSDGIVLSGARAFIALWLLFPSWRWLGRIGSLPLMPSILEGAYRGFLLVRPGIQWIFRKIYPDPMPGK from the coding sequence ATGAATTCCCCCTCCAACGCCCCCGCCCCCGTCAGTGTTTTCTTCGATGGTTCCTGCCCCCTGTGCCAGCGTGAAGTCCGCATGTACCGGAAGATCCCGTCGACCGTGCCGATCAGCTGGATCGACGTCTCTTCCGACCTGCCGGAAAACACCACCGGACGAAGCTGCGCCCAACTGATGTCCCGGTTTCATGTGCGTACTTCAGACGGTATCGTGCTAAGCGGCGCGCGTGCTTTCATCGCGCTGTGGCTGCTGTTCCCGAGCTGGCGCTGGTTGGGACGGATTGGGTCGCTGCCGTTGATGCCGTCGATTCTCGAGGGGGCTTATCGGGGATTCCTGCTGGTCCGTCCCGGAATTCAGTGGATATTCAGGAAAATCTATCCCGATCCGATGCCGGGGAAATGA
- a CDS encoding methyl-accepting chemotaxis protein, whose translation MTSTTMKVSTRLTIGFSLLLLLLAIATGIGLHRMGQIEQRLEKIVNVNNVELSYVLEMRLTVYDRMVAIRNIILQSDVNEMRPEEARIKEGAAKYDRAEVQLKTLIAASGDVNQEQDAALVRIGELRLIALPLFAKATELGLADKNDEARDVLFNEVRPVQKKWLDALTNLINLEKKYNEAAAQEAAAEYASARILLLAFCALALVVGIVAAVMITRTLMRQLGGEPDYAADVVNRIAAGDLTVQVALRPGDNGSLLFAMNQMRTNLNGIVGQVRQGTDTIATASAEIASGNLDLSSRTEQQASSLEETASSLEELTSTVKQNADNARQANVLALSASDIAIKGGSVVAQVITTMSAINDSSRKIADIISVIDGIAFQTNILALNAAVEAARAGEQGRGFAVVATEVRSLAQRSAAAAKEIKLLINDSVDNVSNGSKLVDVAGQTMGEIVGSVKRVTDIIGEITSASQEQTAGIEQINQAVAQMDEVTQQNAALVEQAAAAAQSLQEQAAALSGVVHVFQVSSK comes from the coding sequence ATGACATCGACCACCATGAAAGTCAGCACACGGCTGACGATCGGCTTTTCCTTGCTGCTGTTGCTGCTCGCTATTGCTACCGGCATCGGCTTGCACCGCATGGGACAGATCGAGCAGCGGCTTGAAAAGATTGTCAATGTCAATAATGTCGAACTGAGCTACGTGCTGGAAATGCGCCTGACCGTCTACGACCGGATGGTGGCCATTCGCAACATCATCCTGCAAAGTGACGTCAACGAGATGCGACCTGAAGAAGCCAGGATCAAGGAGGGCGCGGCAAAATATGACCGCGCGGAAGTGCAACTCAAGACGCTGATCGCCGCATCGGGTGACGTCAATCAGGAACAGGACGCGGCGCTGGTGCGCATCGGCGAACTACGACTGATCGCGTTGCCTCTGTTTGCGAAGGCGACCGAATTGGGGCTGGCAGACAAGAATGACGAGGCCCGTGACGTGCTGTTCAATGAGGTGCGTCCGGTGCAAAAAAAGTGGCTCGATGCCCTCACTAACCTGATCAACCTCGAGAAAAAGTACAACGAAGCCGCCGCACAGGAGGCCGCCGCGGAATATGCCAGCGCCCGCATCCTGCTGCTGGCCTTCTGTGCATTGGCGCTGGTGGTCGGCATCGTCGCCGCAGTCATGATTACCCGTACGCTGATGCGCCAGCTCGGTGGCGAACCGGACTATGCCGCCGACGTCGTCAACCGCATTGCCGCCGGCGACCTGACGGTTCAGGTGGCATTGCGCCCTGGTGACAACGGCAGCCTGCTGTTTGCAATGAACCAGATGCGCACCAATCTCAACGGGATCGTTGGCCAGGTGCGCCAGGGCACCGACACCATCGCGACCGCCTCGGCCGAAATCGCCAGCGGCAACCTCGACCTGTCGTCGCGCACCGAACAGCAAGCCAGTTCGCTGGAAGAAACCGCCTCGTCGCTGGAAGAACTGACCAGTACCGTCAAGCAGAATGCCGACAATGCGCGCCAGGCCAACGTGCTGGCACTCTCGGCCTCCGACATTGCAATCAAGGGTGGCAGCGTGGTCGCGCAAGTCATCACGACGATGAGCGCGATCAATGATTCGTCGCGCAAAATCGCCGACATCATCAGCGTCATTGATGGCATCGCCTTCCAGACCAATATCCTGGCGCTGAATGCGGCCGTCGAGGCGGCGCGTGCCGGCGAACAGGGACGCGGCTTTGCTGTGGTGGCAACGGAAGTGCGCAGTCTGGCGCAGCGTTCGGCAGCAGCGGCCAAGGAAATCAAGCTGCTCATCAATGACTCGGTCGACAACGTCAGCAATGGCAGCAAGCTTGTTGATGTCGCCGGCCAGACCATGGGCGAGATCGTCGGTAGCGTCAAGCGCGTCACCGACATCATTGGCGAGATCACCTCGGCCAGCCAGGAACAGACCGCCGGCATCGAGCAGATCAACCAGGCCGTGGCACAGATGGATGAAGTCACGCAGCAGAACGCAGCGCTGGTCGAACAGGCCGCCGCCGCCGCGCAAAGCCTGCAGGAGCAGGCTGCAGCGCTATCGGGGGTTGTCCATGTTTTTCAGGTGAGTAGCAAGTAG
- the miaA gene encoding tRNA (adenosine(37)-N6)-dimethylallyltransferase MiaA — translation MTMPHLPLAIAIMGPTASGKTAAALAIARVIPSEIISVDSALVYRGMDIGTAKPTAAERAAAPHHLIDILDPAESYSAMQFRTATLQLISEILARGKLPLLVGGTMLYFKALRDGLDTLPEADPDVRAALDADAALIGSPGMHARLALVDPVTAARLKPNDAQRIQRALEIHHLTGQPMSSLLAQAAPVELPFTLLPIGLEPSDRRVLHERIAKRFDAMLATDGPNLIDEVIALRGRGDLHPGLPSMRCVGYRQAWEYLDGQIDLATLREKGLAATRQLAKRQLTWLRAMPERHVIDCLDPQASALVLAQIEIARQQQISA, via the coding sequence ATGACGATGCCACACCTGCCACTGGCGATTGCCATCATGGGGCCAACCGCCTCCGGCAAAACCGCCGCCGCGCTGGCCATCGCCCGCGTGATCCCGTCCGAAATCATCTCGGTCGATTCGGCGCTGGTATATCGCGGCATGGATATCGGCACGGCCAAGCCGACGGCTGCCGAACGCGCCGCGGCACCGCATCACCTGATCGATATCCTCGACCCGGCCGAGTCCTATTCGGCGATGCAGTTCCGTACCGCGACGCTGCAACTGATCAGCGAGATCCTCGCGCGCGGCAAGCTGCCGCTGCTGGTCGGCGGCACGATGCTGTACTTCAAGGCGCTGCGCGATGGTCTCGATACACTGCCCGAAGCCGATCCCGACGTGCGCGCCGCGCTCGACGCCGACGCCGCCCTGATCGGCTCGCCGGGCATGCATGCGCGGCTGGCGCTGGTCGATCCGGTCACCGCCGCCCGGCTCAAACCGAACGATGCGCAGCGCATCCAGCGCGCCCTCGAAATCCATCACCTCACCGGCCAGCCGATGAGCAGCCTGCTGGCACAAGCAGCACCCGTCGAACTGCCATTCACGCTGCTGCCGATCGGACTGGAACCGTCGGACCGCCGCGTACTGCACGAGCGCATCGCCAAACGCTTCGATGCGATGCTGGCCACCGACGGCCCCAACCTGATCGACGAAGTCATCGCCTTGCGCGGGCGCGGCGATCTGCATCCGGGACTGCCGTCGATGCGCTGCGTCGGCTATCGCCAGGCCTGGGAATATCTGGACGGCCAGATCGACCTGGCCACGCTACGCGAAAAAGGACTGGCCGCTACCCGCCAACTGGCCAAGCGCCAGCTGACCTGGCTGCGCGCGATGCCGGAGCGGCACGTCATCGACTGCCTGGACCCGCAGGCCAGCGCACTGGTACTGGCGCAGATAGAAATTGCCCGCCAACAGCAAATTTCGGCTTGA
- a CDS encoding DUF6683 family protein produces the protein MKMTFVFIRAALAGFIVALFASPAMAQYDYYQSSSFLSNQFNYPSLAPSPGEKWSQPGSTPKKRGAEAPPPASGNTNRRASTNNNPLPYSRDKALSVQIRETFLRDFAKQMPDAVDDIREAAEKTDLVQAMAGFAQIEGLDSGTMEGMMALWYGQAWAIANQQPMPSKQQYQGIANQLRKSMKNSPQWSQMNSKQRQEFIEQLAYPLIVQKANYQAYLKQGKKDSMARMSAATHEGLKKIGLHLRNLKLSNNGFVG, from the coding sequence ATGAAAATGACATTCGTTTTTATCCGGGCGGCCTTGGCAGGGTTTATCGTGGCGCTGTTTGCATCTCCGGCAATGGCGCAATATGACTATTACCAATCTTCATCGTTTTTGAGCAACCAGTTTAATTATCCGAGCCTGGCACCGTCGCCGGGCGAAAAATGGTCTCAACCCGGAAGTACGCCGAAAAAACGGGGGGCAGAAGCACCGCCGCCAGCGTCGGGCAACACTAACCGCCGCGCCAGCACGAACAACAACCCGCTGCCTTACTCGCGCGATAAGGCGCTCTCTGTACAAATCCGCGAAACTTTTTTGCGCGACTTCGCGAAACAAATGCCGGACGCTGTCGATGACATCCGCGAAGCTGCGGAAAAGACTGATCTGGTGCAAGCCATGGCGGGATTTGCGCAGATTGAGGGGCTCGATAGCGGCACCATGGAAGGCATGATGGCACTGTGGTATGGACAGGCATGGGCGATTGCAAACCAGCAACCCATGCCATCAAAACAGCAGTATCAAGGCATCGCCAATCAGTTGCGCAAGAGTATGAAAAATTCGCCCCAGTGGTCGCAGATGAATAGCAAACAACGTCAGGAATTTATTGAGCAGCTTGCTTATCCGCTCATCGTGCAGAAGGCGAATTACCAGGCTTATCTGAAGCAAGGCAAGAAAGATTCGATGGCGCGGATGTCGGCCGCAACGCACGAAGGACTCAAGAAAATCGGGCTCCATTTGCGCAATTTGAAGCTCAGTAACAACGGATTTGTTGGCTGA
- the hflC gene encoding protease modulator HflC, which translates to MKKAINIGVGVIVLAAVIGFSGTFFTLQEGQQAVIVQFGKPVGETLTKAGLHIKVPLIQDVRVFEKRLLIWDGSPNQIPTKGREFIWIDTTARWRIADAKTFLESVASEAGARSRLDDIIDSVVRDQVSGSELRELVRSASWVVPEGEIMDEVPSEVRDALEQKIVRGREEITRTILTEARKIIPQYGIELVDVRIKRLDYIESVREGVYARMISERKRIAAQFRSEGEGRSAEILGEMEKDLSQIRSSAYRQVQEVRGNADAKATRVYGDAYNADPEFYAFSRTLESYKEEQNKNSVMILTTDSDYYRYLKRSGVTPATRPKR; encoded by the coding sequence ATGAAGAAAGCCATCAACATCGGCGTCGGTGTCATCGTGCTGGCGGCAGTCATCGGATTTTCCGGCACGTTCTTTACACTGCAGGAAGGCCAACAAGCGGTCATCGTTCAATTTGGTAAGCCGGTAGGAGAAACACTGACCAAGGCCGGCTTGCACATCAAGGTGCCACTCATTCAGGACGTACGCGTGTTCGAGAAACGCTTGCTGATCTGGGACGGCTCGCCGAACCAGATCCCGACCAAGGGCCGCGAATTCATCTGGATCGACACCACTGCACGCTGGCGCATCGCTGACGCCAAGACCTTCCTGGAAAGCGTCGCTTCCGAAGCCGGTGCCCGCTCGCGGCTCGATGACATCATCGATTCGGTTGTACGCGACCAGGTGTCCGGTAGTGAACTGCGCGAACTGGTGCGCAGCGCATCGTGGGTCGTTCCCGAAGGCGAAATCATGGACGAGGTGCCCAGCGAAGTACGCGATGCACTGGAACAGAAAATCGTGCGCGGCCGCGAGGAAATCACCCGCACCATCCTGACCGAAGCCCGCAAGATCATCCCGCAATACGGCATCGAACTGGTCGACGTGCGTATCAAGCGCCTTGACTACATCGAGAGCGTGCGCGAAGGGGTCTACGCGCGGATGATTTCGGAGCGCAAGCGGATCGCCGCCCAGTTCCGCTCCGAAGGCGAAGGCCGCAGCGCCGAAATCCTCGGTGAAATGGAAAAGGACTTGAGCCAGATCCGCTCCAGCGCCTACCGCCAGGTCCAGGAAGTCAGGGGCAATGCCGACGCCAAGGCTACGCGCGTGTATGGCGATGCCTATAACGCCGACCCGGAATTCTATGCATTCTCGCGTACGCTGGAATCGTACAAAGAAGAGCAGAACAAGAATTCGGTGATGATCCTCACCACTGACAGCGACTATTATCGTTATCTGAAGCGCTCGGGCGTGACGCCCGCAACGCGACCAAAACGCTGA
- a CDS encoding VTT domain-containing protein: MDFMQLLDMVMHIDKYLGAFITEYGTLVYAVLFAIIFGETGLIVLPFLPGDTLLFIAGAFSAEGQMNLLVLNVLLITAAITGNTLNYFVGRAIGQKVFTHNYRWLDQAALIRTHAFYEKHGGKTIVLSRFVPIVRTFAPFVAGVSGMRFAAFQFYNVTGAVAWVTGLTVAGYFFGNIPVIRDHLSAIVLVGVGAAVVPVVLGGLWKVYRKMTRVRTS, translated from the coding sequence ATGGATTTCATGCAATTGCTCGACATGGTCATGCACATCGACAAATACCTCGGTGCCTTCATTACCGAATACGGCACGCTGGTGTACGCAGTCCTGTTTGCGATCATTTTTGGCGAAACCGGGCTGATCGTGCTGCCCTTCCTGCCGGGCGATACCTTGCTCTTCATTGCCGGCGCATTCAGTGCCGAAGGCCAGATGAACCTGCTGGTGCTCAACGTCCTGCTGATCACCGCTGCCATCACCGGCAACACGCTCAACTACTTCGTCGGCCGCGCGATCGGGCAAAAAGTATTCACCCACAATTACCGCTGGCTCGACCAGGCGGCGCTGATCCGGACTCACGCCTTTTATGAAAAACACGGCGGCAAGACCATCGTGCTGTCGCGCTTCGTGCCGATCGTGCGAACCTTCGCGCCGTTCGTGGCCGGCGTCTCCGGCATGCGCTTTGCCGCCTTCCAGTTCTACAACGTCACCGGTGCCGTCGCCTGGGTCACCGGCCTGACGGTAGCCGGCTATTTCTTCGGCAATATTCCGGTCATCCGTGATCACCTCAGCGCGATCGTGCTGGTTGGCGTCGGCGCGGCCGTCGTACCGGTCGTACTGGGCGGCTTGTGGAAGGTCTACCGGAAAATGACGCGGGTGCGCACTAGCTGA
- a CDS encoding mechanosensitive ion channel family protein: MNDQIKHLIDILTGYLLSYGINVIGAIVTLIIGTLVAGWVARLIDRAMRRSSRIDPVFHYLPGKIVRVAILIFTLVAVLNRFGVETTSLIAVLGAAGLAVGLALQGTLSNVAAGVMILFFRPFKIGDVVQLDSQVYIIDAVGFFICKGHLPDGPAVFIPNSKIWGQTIVNLSVTDNDIRRIDEGYGIAYTDSIPTALAILQQIAAADPRILATPAPLIKVDKLGDSSVNILFRVWTSRSDWWDTKLDLVQRCKEGLEAGGCSLPYPQRDVHHFHEAGAVRKTGMTVDE, from the coding sequence ATGAATGACCAGATCAAACACCTCATCGACATCCTGACCGGCTATCTGCTCAGCTATGGCATCAACGTGATTGGTGCCATCGTCACGCTAATCATCGGCACACTGGTGGCGGGCTGGGTCGCACGCCTGATCGACCGGGCGATGCGCCGCTCGAGCCGGATCGATCCGGTATTTCACTACCTGCCCGGCAAGATAGTCCGGGTCGCGATCCTGATCTTCACGCTGGTGGCGGTGCTCAACCGTTTCGGCGTCGAGACCACCAGCCTGATCGCGGTGCTCGGTGCCGCCGGCCTGGCGGTCGGCCTGGCCTTGCAGGGCACGCTGAGTAATGTCGCCGCCGGCGTGATGATTTTGTTCTTCCGGCCGTTCAAGATCGGCGACGTAGTCCAGCTCGATAGCCAGGTCTACATCATCGACGCGGTCGGTTTCTTCATCTGCAAGGGCCACTTGCCGGACGGGCCGGCGGTCTTCATTCCGAATTCCAAAATCTGGGGCCAGACCATCGTCAACCTGTCGGTCACCGACAATGACATCCGCCGCATCGACGAGGGCTACGGCATCGCCTATACCGACAGCATCCCGACTGCGCTGGCCATCCTGCAGCAGATCGCCGCGGCCGATCCGCGCATCCTCGCCACGCCGGCGCCATTGATCAAGGTCGACAAGCTGGGCGACAGTTCGGTCAACATCCTGTTCCGGGTCTGGACCAGCCGGTCCGACTGGTGGGATACCAAGCTCGACCTGGTGCAGCGCTGCAAGGAAGGACTCGAAGCAGGTGGTTGTTCGCTGCCGTATCCGCAGCGCGATGTGCATCATTTTCATGAGGCGGGTGCGGTGCGGAAGACGGGGATGACGGTCGACGAATAA
- the hflK gene encoding FtsH protease activity modulator HflK: MPPPDIDDMAKEFRQRAARFGTRRIALIIAGLVFLAFMMSSWFTVQPEETGVIQRFGAVNRTVGPGLHYKFPIGIERATMVPTARVLKEEFGFLTTATRAGERSQYASEKTKFKEVSLMLTGDLNVIDVQWIVQYRIEDPVQFLFQVRDSRQTIRDTAEAVMRQVVGNRLGSDVLTVGRVAVSTEVKEEMQRLLTGYRTGVRLVTVELQDVTPPDPVKPAFNEVNKARQDRERIINQAQERANREIPQARGEANRTISEAEGYAVERVNRAQGEATRFTTILADYRKAPEVTRQRLYLEAMSTLLPGAKSLYVVDSDQKAMLPLLRMEGGQTPVTPNSAPASTPAVTQGGTQP; this comes from the coding sequence ATGCCACCACCAGATATTGACGATATGGCCAAAGAGTTCCGCCAGCGTGCAGCGCGATTCGGCACCCGTCGCATTGCTCTCATCATTGCCGGATTGGTATTTCTGGCCTTCATGATGTCGAGCTGGTTCACTGTGCAGCCGGAAGAAACCGGCGTCATCCAGCGCTTCGGCGCTGTCAACCGCACCGTCGGTCCCGGTTTGCATTACAAATTTCCGATCGGCATAGAGCGCGCCACGATGGTCCCCACCGCACGCGTCCTGAAAGAGGAATTCGGCTTTCTCACGACCGCCACCAGGGCCGGCGAGCGCTCCCAGTACGCCTCTGAAAAAACCAAGTTCAAGGAAGTGTCGCTGATGCTCACCGGCGACTTGAATGTGATCGACGTGCAATGGATCGTGCAGTACCGGATCGAAGACCCGGTGCAGTTCCTGTTCCAGGTACGCGATTCGCGTCAGACGATACGGGACACCGCAGAAGCCGTGATGCGCCAGGTGGTCGGCAACCGCCTCGGTAGCGATGTGCTGACCGTGGGCCGGGTTGCCGTATCAACTGAAGTGAAGGAAGAAATGCAGCGCCTGCTGACCGGATACCGGACCGGTGTCCGTCTGGTGACGGTCGAGCTGCAGGACGTGACGCCGCCTGATCCTGTCAAGCCGGCGTTCAATGAAGTCAACAAGGCGCGCCAGGACCGCGAACGCATCATCAATCAAGCCCAGGAACGCGCCAATCGTGAAATCCCGCAGGCACGCGGCGAAGCGAACCGGACCATCAGCGAAGCCGAAGGCTATGCGGTCGAACGGGTCAACCGGGCGCAAGGGGAAGCAACGCGCTTCACGACCATTCTGGCCGATTATCGCAAGGCGCCCGAAGTGACGCGACAACGCCTGTACCTGGAAGCGATGAGCACGCTATTGCCCGGCGCAAAATCGCTGTATGTGGTCGATAGCGACCAGAAAGCCATGCTGCCGCTGCTGCGCATGGAAGGTGGCCAGACGCCCGTCACGCCAAACAGCGCACCCGCAAGTACGCCCGCGGTAACCCAAGGAGGGACACAACCATGA